One Nostoc sp. UHCC 0302 DNA window includes the following coding sequences:
- a CDS encoding STAS domain-containing protein, protein MQAVLKYPKIAVIRPHGALNAANALEFERDLTTALAQDGISVLVVNLAAVESLDSAGLMALVSALKLAGSLGRGFQLCSISPTLRIIFEMTQLDRIFEILEDETELPTENLTSGLCR, encoded by the coding sequence ATGCAAGCAGTACTTAAATATCCCAAAATTGCAGTTATTCGTCCCCACGGCGCTCTCAACGCTGCTAACGCCTTGGAATTTGAACGAGATTTGACCACAGCTTTGGCACAAGATGGAATTTCCGTCTTGGTAGTGAATCTAGCGGCAGTAGAATCTTTAGATAGCGCAGGCTTGATGGCATTGGTCTCTGCACTCAAGCTGGCTGGAAGTTTAGGACGGGGTTTCCAGCTTTGCTCTATTTCTCCGACTCTGAGAATTATTTTTGAAATGACTCAACTCGATAGGATTTTTGAAATATTGGAAGACGAAACTGAGTTACCAACAGAAAATCTCACAAGCGGCTTGTGCCGTTAG
- a CDS encoding glycosyltransferase family 39 protein yields MKNRYHILLLLLWLAIGTSLRFGRLASLPPWTDECATLVFSLGNSFRTVPLNQIISSDVLLQPLQPIPIAGISTVIKHLFNESTHPPFYFVLAHFWMKMFSPIGELASIWVARSLSAFFGVVSIPAMFGFGYLAFRSKLVAQIAAAMMAVSPYTVFLGKEARHYTLAILLVIASLCCFIKAIQAIHRQQSLQMWVVFTWVIINSLGVATHYFFTLTLCAEGFVLLKQFWLTIKQRKFALVQSNWWRILIVAMGTLIGCLVWIPTLQNIPGNELTTWIVASNTYTRWIEPIGRLLLWIMSILLLLPSAITNLPLAIVVVSGVVTMLFLLWSLPNLIHGLKLQQQDADSHLAIQILNEYVIGAIALCLCFTYILGKDLTLAARFQFFYTPAIILLLSAALAGCWNQVQNLNKYHHKFWFLRDRKVAVSIIWLMAVLGGVTATWNLGYLQNQRPDILASIIQKASQGDVLIATTHLHHGQTGRMMGLAWEFQNLPAQNLQFFLAHKDSETKTYTQALQVFQEKLSVIPRPLDLWLVEFRTKVDLESQHCVADKQYGKSAGEYSYKLYHCATQKQST; encoded by the coding sequence ATGAAGAACCGCTATCACATACTTTTACTACTGCTATGGTTAGCGATTGGCACTAGTCTACGCTTTGGGCGTCTAGCATCTCTACCCCCTTGGACTGATGAGTGTGCCACGTTAGTTTTTAGCTTGGGCAATAGTTTTCGCACAGTACCACTCAATCAGATCATTAGTTCAGATGTTCTTTTGCAACCATTGCAACCTATCCCAATAGCTGGGATTAGCACAGTTATTAAACACTTATTTAATGAGAGTACTCATCCACCGTTCTATTTTGTGCTAGCTCATTTCTGGATGAAAATGTTTTCGCCTATAGGTGAACTAGCCTCAATCTGGGTGGCGCGATCGCTCAGTGCTTTTTTCGGGGTAGTATCAATACCTGCCATGTTTGGCTTTGGCTATTTAGCCTTTCGCTCAAAGTTGGTAGCTCAGATAGCAGCAGCAATGATGGCAGTTTCGCCCTACACTGTTTTCTTGGGTAAAGAAGCCCGTCATTACACTTTAGCAATTTTGTTGGTGATTGCTTCTTTATGTTGCTTTATTAAAGCAATTCAGGCTATCCATCGACAGCAATCTCTGCAAATGTGGGTAGTATTCACCTGGGTAATCATCAATAGTTTAGGAGTGGCAACTCATTATTTTTTCACCCTAACTTTGTGTGCTGAAGGCTTTGTATTGTTAAAGCAATTTTGGCTAACAATCAAGCAGAGAAAATTTGCCCTAGTGCAATCTAATTGGTGGCGTATCTTGATAGTTGCTATGGGTACTCTGATTGGTTGCCTCGTCTGGATACCTACTTTGCAAAATATTCCTGGTAATGAACTTACAACCTGGATTGTAGCTAGTAATACTTATACTAGATGGATAGAACCAATAGGGCGATTACTACTTTGGATTATGAGTATTCTCTTACTATTACCTTCAGCAATTACAAACTTACCTTTGGCGATTGTAGTTGTTTCTGGTGTAGTAACAATGCTATTTTTACTTTGGAGCTTGCCTAATCTCATTCATGGATTAAAACTCCAGCAGCAAGATGCTGATTCTCATCTAGCTATTCAAATTTTAAATGAGTATGTTATCGGGGCGATCGCTTTGTGTTTGTGTTTTACCTACATTCTAGGTAAAGACTTAACTTTAGCTGCTCGTTTCCAATTTTTCTATACTCCGGCAATAATTTTACTCTTGAGCGCTGCATTAGCTGGCTGCTGGAACCAAGTACAGAATTTAAACAAGTATCACCATAAATTCTGGTTTCTGAGAGATAGGAAAGTTGCGGTGAGCATAATTTGGTTAATGGCAGTGCTTGGAGGAGTGACAGCAACCTGGAATCTAGGCTACCTGCAAAATCAACGTCCTGATATCCTCGCATCTATTATCCAAAAAGCATCTCAAGGCGATGTGCTAATTGCTACTACCCACTTGCACCACGGGCAAACTGGGAGAATGATGGGCTTAGCTTGGGAGTTTCAAAATTTGCCTGCCCAAAATTTACAGTTTTTCCTGGCTCATAAAGATTCAGAAACTAAAACTTATACTCAAGCTTTGCAAGTATTTCAAGAAAAACTATCAGTAATCCCACGACCTCTAGACTTGTGGTTAGTTGAATTCCGCACTAAAGTCGATCTGGAATCTCAGCACTGTGTTGCAGACAAGCAATACGGAAAATCTGCTGGTGAATACAGCTACAAACTGTATCATTGTGCTACCCAAAAGCAAAGTACGTAG
- a CDS encoding type II CAAX endopeptidase family protein, whose protein sequence is MKINIFHLAQRPAPIRLGCFILMLLLLWLPLAAPIYLLVDDSNLVSILTMVVLYVEFIFLLTLWGKYVYQQPQILRTYGLEFTRQNGVDLVRGLAMGIINILILFGIQGLLGWLVWQQPKVFLLKIILEGLLVGLGIGFAEELLFRGWLLDELQRDYKPGVALWTNAIAFATLHFIKPLEAIIHTLPQFPALVLLGLTQVWAKRWRRGRLGLPIGLHCGLVWGYYIINVGGITKSSGQVADWVTGVNNNPLQGLMGVVLMSVLALGVRGRTVKN, encoded by the coding sequence ATGAAAATAAACATTTTCCATTTAGCCCAGCGCCCTGCCCCTATCAGGCTGGGTTGTTTTATTTTAATGTTATTGCTGCTATGGTTGCCCTTGGCTGCACCAATTTACTTACTGGTGGATGATTCAAACTTAGTAAGTATTTTGACAATGGTTGTGTTATATGTGGAGTTTATTTTCTTACTTACGTTATGGGGTAAGTATGTCTACCAACAGCCGCAAATACTGCGAACTTATGGCTTAGAATTCACGCGACAAAATGGTGTGGATTTAGTGCGTGGTTTGGCTATGGGAATAATTAATATTCTCATACTTTTTGGCATACAAGGTTTATTGGGTTGGCTGGTTTGGCAACAACCGAAAGTTTTCTTGTTGAAAATAATTTTAGAGGGTTTACTTGTTGGCTTAGGTATTGGATTTGCCGAAGAATTATTATTTCGAGGCTGGTTGCTAGATGAGTTACAGCGGGATTACAAGCCGGGTGTGGCACTGTGGACAAATGCGATCGCATTTGCTACATTGCATTTTATCAAGCCGCTGGAGGCAATTATTCACACACTGCCACAATTCCCAGCTTTAGTACTGCTTGGGTTAACGCAAGTATGGGCCAAGCGGTGGCGTCGTGGACGCTTAGGTTTACCAATTGGTCTACATTGTGGTTTAGTTTGGGGCTATTACATTATTAATGTTGGCGGAATAACAAAATCTTCTGGTCAGGTTGCTGATTGGGTGACTGGTGTAAATAATAATCCCCTTCAAGGATTGATGGGGGTCGTGTTGATGAGTGTGCTGGCATTGGGGGTACGGGGACGGACAGTGAAAAATTAA
- a CDS encoding TIGR03936 family radical SAM-associated protein, which yields MAVAVEQLITSDILKPARYLGNERLAVHKPWDTAAIRWVLTYPEVYEVGASNLGHIILYNVLNAQPRQLCDRAYLPGPDLAEKLRATNTPLFAVESKRWLTEFDILGFSLSYELGATNILEMLDLAGIPLTWRERQGGRGAEEQGGRGEEIPNTHSSLSSVTSPQSPFPLIFAGGQTATSNPEPYADFFDFFALGDGEELLPEIGLVLEEGKQAGLSREQVLLDLAQIPGVYVPQFYDMAEDGSVHPNRPDVPKRVLRRVATPIPAYSIGLVPYVETVHDRLTIEIRRGCTRGCRFCQPGMLTRPARDVEPDKVVEAIEKGMRETGYNEFSLLSLSCSDYLSLPAVGMEIKNRLKNENISLTLPSQRVDRFDKNIANILGGTRQAGLTFAPEAGTQRMRDIVNKGLTNEELLRGVKTAWEQGWDKIKLYFMIGLPGETDGDVLGIVETVSWLQRECRGKGRKPLNFNLTISNFTPKPHTPFQWHSVSTTEFKRKQSLLRQEFRRIKGVKVNFTDVRISAMEDFIGRGDRTLGKVLRRAWELGAGMDSWYDNVDKAFTAWGSAIAQADLDWKYRQVENGEWNLFHAEAQRRRGDGGDEGVVSSSSPLSPSLNAPLPWDHIDTGIDKKWLQEDLQRALEAAIVPDCSFDGCSHCGVCGTDFGHNIVIEAPAIPEFAGDFVPNTTKAQRLRVWFGKLGNMALLSHLDLLRLFDRVVRRAGLPVAYTGGFHPLPRISVATALALGATSSGEIVDFELTVPVEVDTFREQLASLLPTDIPVYHVAQLDLKASAASQLLATAEYLITVAADNETTPAQWQEWVDAIKAKEEMWYEQTTKSGKSQLINLRDRLFELELVETHSNKAESISVMRYVGSYRQDGLILRPEQMLSMLQIIASADFQLIHIHRNRLVLGV from the coding sequence GTGGCTGTTGCAGTTGAACAATTAATAACATCGGATATTTTAAAACCAGCGCGTTACCTGGGTAACGAACGCTTAGCTGTACACAAACCTTGGGACACAGCAGCAATCCGCTGGGTGTTAACCTACCCAGAAGTGTATGAAGTCGGTGCATCCAATCTGGGGCATATCATTCTCTATAACGTTTTGAATGCCCAGCCGCGTCAATTATGCGATCGCGCTTACCTACCAGGCCCAGACTTGGCAGAGAAGCTACGCGCAACAAATACACCCTTATTTGCCGTAGAGTCAAAGCGATGGCTCACGGAATTTGACATTTTAGGCTTTAGCCTCAGTTACGAACTAGGAGCAACCAATATTTTAGAAATGTTGGATTTAGCCGGAATTCCTCTGACGTGGCGAGAGAGGCAAGGGGGCAGAGGAGCAGAGGAGCAAGGGGGCAGAGGGGAAGAAATTCCCAATACCCATTCCTCCTTATCCTCAGTTACTAGCCCCCAGTCCCCATTTCCCTTGATTTTTGCGGGTGGACAAACGGCAACATCGAATCCTGAACCTTACGCTGACTTCTTTGACTTTTTTGCCCTTGGAGATGGGGAAGAATTGCTGCCTGAGATTGGCTTGGTGTTAGAAGAAGGCAAACAAGCAGGATTAAGTCGAGAACAAGTACTACTGGACTTGGCACAAATACCAGGCGTATATGTACCCCAGTTTTACGACATGGCAGAAGATGGCTCAGTTCATCCGAATCGCCCAGATGTGCCAAAACGAGTTCTACGAAGGGTTGCAACGCCCATACCAGCCTATTCCATTGGGCTAGTTCCTTATGTGGAAACCGTGCATGACCGCTTAACAATCGAAATCCGGCGCGGTTGCACTCGCGGCTGTCGCTTTTGTCAACCAGGAATGCTCACCCGACCGGCACGAGATGTAGAGCCAGATAAAGTAGTAGAAGCAATTGAAAAGGGGATGCGGGAAACTGGTTACAATGAGTTTTCCCTACTATCTCTAAGTTGTTCCGATTATTTGTCCCTACCAGCGGTGGGGATGGAAATTAAAAATCGTCTCAAAAATGAAAATATTTCTCTGACTTTACCAAGCCAGCGGGTAGACAGATTTGATAAGAATATTGCCAATATCCTTGGCGGTACACGTCAAGCTGGACTGACCTTTGCTCCAGAAGCTGGAACCCAGCGGATGCGAGATATAGTCAATAAGGGTCTGACAAATGAAGAATTACTACGGGGTGTAAAAACTGCCTGGGAGCAAGGCTGGGATAAAATCAAGTTGTATTTTATGATTGGCTTGCCGGGGGAGACAGATGGCGATGTTTTGGGTATTGTGGAAACGGTAAGCTGGCTACAACGAGAATGTCGAGGCAAAGGCAGAAAACCTCTAAACTTTAACTTGACAATATCTAACTTTACGCCTAAACCCCATACGCCTTTTCAGTGGCACTCAGTTTCTACCACTGAGTTTAAGCGCAAGCAAAGCCTACTGCGGCAAGAATTCCGCCGCATCAAGGGAGTAAAGGTGAATTTCACCGATGTTCGCATTTCGGCAATGGAGGACTTTATTGGACGAGGCGATCGCACTCTTGGCAAAGTGCTACGCCGTGCCTGGGAATTGGGTGCAGGAATGGATTCCTGGTATGACAATGTAGATAAGGCTTTTACAGCTTGGGGAAGTGCGATCGCCCAAGCTGATCTAGACTGGAAATACCGCCAAGTAGAAAACGGCGAGTGGAATCTTTTTCACGCAGAGGCGCAGAGGCGCAGAGGAGATGGGGGAGATGAGGGAGTAGTATCTTCCTCATCCCCCTTATCCCCCTCACTCAATGCTCCCTTGCCTTGGGATCATATTGATACAGGAATTGACAAAAAGTGGCTGCAAGAAGACTTGCAACGCGCTCTAGAAGCGGCAATTGTACCAGATTGCTCTTTTGACGGCTGTTCTCACTGTGGCGTCTGCGGTACTGATTTCGGACATAATATTGTTATCGAAGCGCCTGCTATTCCAGAATTTGCTGGTGATTTTGTTCCCAACACAACTAAAGCACAACGACTGCGAGTTTGGTTTGGTAAGCTAGGCAATATGGCTTTGCTTAGTCATCTAGATTTGCTACGCTTGTTTGACCGAGTTGTGCGACGAGCAGGTTTACCAGTCGCTTATACTGGTGGGTTTCATCCTTTACCGCGAATTTCTGTGGCAACTGCCCTCGCTTTAGGAGCTACCAGTAGTGGCGAAATTGTGGATTTTGAGTTAACTGTACCAGTGGAAGTCGATACTTTCCGGGAACAGCTAGCAAGCCTTCTGCCAACTGATATACCTGTGTATCATGTAGCACAATTGGATTTAAAAGCTAGTGCTGCTTCCCAACTGCTAGCAACAGCAGAGTATTTGATCACCGTAGCAGCAGATAATGAAACCACACCTGCACAATGGCAAGAGTGGGTTGATGCAATCAAAGCTAAAGAGGAGATGTGGTACGAGCAAACAACTAAGTCAGGCAAGAGCCAGTTAATAAATCTGCGCGATCGCTTATTTGAACTGGAATTAGTAGAAACCCACAGCAACAAAGCAGAGTCCATATCTGTGATGCGTTATGTAGGTAGCTATCGCCAAGATGGTTTGATATTGCGTCCCGAACAAATGCTGTCTATGCTACAAATTATCGCTAGTGCAGATTTTCAACTCATACACATTCACCGCAATCGGTTAGTTTTAGGTGTATAA
- a CDS encoding pentapeptide repeat-containing protein — translation MNIEAIRLGKLKQLPGANLEDEELSQLDLSRINLAGATLVGANFNASKLEGGHLEGANLMGANLQEADLRANLMGANLMQADLTGADLRGSNLRGANLMGARLSDVSLAGAFLSGANLMNVNLQGVDLRGADLRGANLTGANLKGADLSRADLQGTLLSEANLEETDLRGANLAGANLTGANLLCAELEGANLNGVNLNKVCLVGTVLERDS, via the coding sequence ATGAATATTGAAGCCATTAGATTAGGAAAGCTAAAACAACTCCCAGGAGCCAATTTAGAAGACGAGGAACTCTCCCAACTTGATTTAAGCCGGATTAATCTGGCTGGCGCTACTCTTGTTGGGGCTAATTTCAATGCTTCCAAACTTGAAGGTGGGCATTTAGAGGGAGCGAACTTAATGGGGGCGAACCTCCAAGAAGCTGACTTGCGGGCGAACCTGATGGGAGCAAACCTGATGCAAGCAGATTTAACAGGTGCTGACTTGCGGGGTAGCAACTTGCGGGGCGCTAACTTGATGGGAGCGAGACTCAGCGATGTATCCTTGGCGGGTGCTTTCTTGAGTGGCGCGAATTTGATGAACGTCAACTTACAAGGCGTGGACTTGCGAGGCGCTGACTTGCGGGGTGCAAACCTGACGGGGGCAAATCTCAAAGGTGCAGACTTGAGTCGCGCTGATTTGCAAGGGACTTTGTTGAGTGAAGCAAATCTCGAAGAAACTGACTTGCGGGGGGCGAATTTAGCAGGGGCGAATTTGACAGGGGCGAATTTGCTCTGTGCAGAGTTAGAAGGTGCAAATTTGAATGGCGTTAATTTGAATAAGGTATGTTTAGTGGGTACAGTGCTTGAGAGGGATTCGTAA
- the clpS gene encoding ATP-dependent Clp protease adapter ClpS, which translates to MSVETIEKRSTSRKLAPRYRVLLHNDDYNPMEYVVQVLITTVPNLTQPQAVSIMMEAHTNGLALVITCAQEHAEFYSETLKSHGLSSTIEPDE; encoded by the coding sequence GTGTCAGTTGAAACCATTGAAAAGCGTTCCACATCCCGTAAGCTCGCGCCTCGGTATCGCGTTTTGCTCCATAACGACGACTACAACCCTATGGAGTATGTAGTGCAGGTACTGATAACCACTGTGCCGAACCTTACCCAGCCCCAGGCTGTTAGTATTATGATGGAAGCCCACACTAACGGGTTAGCTTTAGTCATTACTTGCGCCCAGGAACACGCTGAGTTCTATTCCGAAACATTGAAAAGTCATGGTTTAAGCAGCACAATTGAACCTGACGAATAG
- a CDS encoding DUF1997 domain-containing protein — protein sequence MATKFTASQSVEIAVPQQPIPIQHYLRQPERLVKALVDNSRIKAISEEVFRLKMRPLTFMSLSIQPTVDMRVWAESNGTICLRSLGCEIRGFEYINQRFSLDLKGYLSPHQTSSGTRLQGRADLEVQVELPPPFSFTPKPILEATGNGLLKSVLLTVKQRLLHQLLADYRHWVISQTKFTNLDDGSAELPILNPE from the coding sequence ATGGCTACCAAGTTTACTGCCTCTCAATCGGTGGAAATTGCTGTACCACAGCAGCCTATCCCTATTCAGCACTACTTGCGTCAGCCTGAACGTCTGGTTAAGGCTTTGGTCGATAATAGCCGCATAAAAGCCATTTCAGAGGAAGTATTTCGCTTGAAAATGCGTCCGTTGACTTTTATGTCACTGAGTATTCAACCAACTGTAGACATGAGAGTCTGGGCAGAATCAAATGGAACGATTTGTTTGCGATCGCTAGGTTGTGAAATCCGTGGTTTCGAATATATTAATCAGCGCTTTTCCTTAGATTTAAAAGGCTATTTGTCTCCCCATCAAACAAGCAGCGGCACTCGTTTACAAGGAAGAGCAGATTTAGAAGTACAGGTTGAGCTACCACCGCCATTTTCATTCACTCCCAAGCCAATTTTAGAAGCCACTGGCAATGGGCTACTCAAGAGTGTACTACTGACGGTCAAGCAACGATTACTACATCAACTTCTGGCAGATTATCGTCATTGGGTAATATCACAAACTAAATTCACAAACCTTGACGATGGCAGTGCAGAATTACCCATTTTGAATCCTGAGTAA
- a CDS encoding Rne/Rng family ribonuclease, producing the protein MPKQIIIAEQHQIAAVFSEDQIQELVVATGHHQIGDIYLGVVENVLPGIDAAFVNIGDPERNGFIHVTDLGPLKLKRTAAAITELLAPQQKVLVQVMKEPTGTKGPRLTGNITLPGRYVVLMPYGRGVNLSRRIKSESERNRLRALAILIKPAGMGLLVRTEAEGKPEEAIMEDLEVLQKQWEAIQQEAHSTRAPALLNRDDDFIQRVLRDMYGADVNRIVVDSSTGLKRVKQYLQNWSGGQTPQGLLIDHHRDRSPILEYFRINAAIREALRPRVDLPSGGYIIIEPTEALTVIDVNSGSFTRSATARETVLWTNCEAATEIARQLRLRNIAGVIVVDFIDMESRRDQLQVLEHFNKALKADKARPQIAQLTELGLVELTRKRQGQNIYELFGDTCPTCGGLGHTVRLPGENDNRLPIPVEIPERFVSVPHREPRQPVARTPEPRETYDGFGEPFDGDSELGNLNLINHPSYQELGDNNKRRTRNRRHRIGINGVNGKDEGRVSANPLAFVNEPDLDLDNEVELGVTPEIPAPTLGKSGWSERSERTKVIKTDPVKPVVEPPEIRTVEMTLPEQDIFALMGVSPLVKLEQEVKNPKSVIINVIQPGQSATTTPTESNLDSIVHERVSTEVTTSRIPVPKVVEQPEQKSFLPEITEPSGFTTNSSEQFSNEDENEANSASTANRRRRRRSSASDES; encoded by the coding sequence ATGCCAAAACAAATTATTATCGCGGAGCAGCATCAAATTGCTGCCGTATTTTCTGAAGATCAAATACAGGAACTCGTAGTTGCTACAGGACATCACCAAATAGGTGATATCTATTTAGGTGTAGTAGAAAACGTATTACCAGGGATAGATGCCGCTTTTGTTAATATCGGAGATCCCGAACGTAATGGTTTTATTCATGTAACTGACTTGGGGCCGTTAAAACTCAAGCGCACCGCTGCGGCAATTACGGAACTATTAGCACCACAGCAAAAAGTTTTGGTGCAAGTGATGAAAGAGCCGACGGGGACAAAAGGCCCCAGGCTAACAGGTAACATTACTTTACCTGGACGTTACGTAGTATTAATGCCCTATGGCAGAGGTGTAAATTTATCCCGGCGGATTAAAAGTGAAAGTGAGCGTAACCGCTTACGGGCGCTGGCGATTTTGATCAAGCCGGCGGGGATGGGTTTGCTAGTGCGTACAGAAGCAGAAGGCAAACCAGAAGAAGCGATTATGGAAGATTTGGAAGTGCTGCAAAAGCAATGGGAAGCCATTCAGCAGGAAGCACATTCCACCCGTGCGCCAGCACTGCTTAACCGGGACGACGATTTTATCCAGCGCGTATTGCGGGATATGTACGGCGCAGATGTCAATCGGATTGTCGTAGATTCCAGTACTGGTTTGAAGCGGGTAAAACAGTATTTGCAGAATTGGAGTGGAGGTCAGACACCGCAGGGATTGTTAATTGACCACCATCGCGATCGCTCTCCGATTTTAGAATACTTCAGGATCAATGCTGCGATTAGAGAAGCCTTAAGACCCAGAGTAGACTTGCCTTCTGGGGGCTACATCATTATCGAGCCGACTGAAGCATTAACCGTAATTGATGTCAACTCCGGTTCCTTTACGCGATCAGCAACAGCTAGAGAAACAGTACTGTGGACAAACTGCGAAGCCGCAACAGAAATCGCTCGCCAGTTGCGTCTGCGAAATATTGCCGGGGTAATCGTTGTAGATTTCATTGATATGGAATCACGGCGCGACCAACTTCAAGTCCTCGAACACTTTAACAAAGCACTCAAAGCAGATAAAGCTCGTCCTCAAATTGCCCAACTGACTGAACTCGGTTTAGTAGAATTGACCCGCAAGCGTCAGGGACAAAACATTTACGAATTGTTTGGTGACACTTGCCCCACCTGTGGCGGTTTAGGGCATACAGTACGTCTGCCAGGAGAAAACGACAACAGACTGCCAATACCAGTAGAAATACCAGAGCGTTTTGTATCAGTACCTCACAGAGAACCACGTCAGCCAGTTGCCCGGACTCCAGAACCACGAGAAACTTATGATGGTTTTGGCGAACCATTCGATGGCGACTCAGAATTGGGTAACCTAAATCTAATCAACCATCCTAGCTATCAAGAACTTGGCGATAACAACAAACGCCGTACCCGTAATCGTCGGCATCGCATTGGCATCAATGGGGTGAATGGGAAAGATGAAGGGCGGGTTAGTGCCAATCCCTTAGCTTTTGTTAACGAGCCAGACTTAGACCTTGATAACGAAGTCGAACTAGGAGTAACACCAGAGATACCTGCACCCACCCTAGGTAAATCAGGTTGGAGTGAAAGATCAGAGCGTACTAAAGTTATTAAGACAGACCCAGTAAAACCAGTGGTAGAACCACCGGAGATTAGGACTGTAGAGATGACGCTGCCTGAACAGGATATCTTTGCCTTAATGGGAGTCTCTCCTTTAGTGAAGTTAGAGCAAGAGGTCAAAAATCCCAAGTCTGTGATTATTAACGTCATTCAGCCTGGGCAATCAGCGACAACGACGCCAACTGAATCAAACTTAGACTCGATTGTTCATGAAAGGGTAAGCACAGAAGTAACCACAAGCAGGATACCTGTACCAAAGGTTGTTGAGCAACCAGAACAGAAATCTTTCTTGCCAGAGATAACTGAGCCATCAGGATTTACCACCAACTCTTCAGAACAGTTCAGCAACGAGGATGAAAATGAAGCCAACAGCGCTTCCACTGCTAACCGTCGCCGCCGCCGTCGTTCCTCAGCGAGTGACGAAAGTTAA
- a CDS encoding ribonuclease HII has translation MVKTEQTDAALLSPIPSSESCWLEFSTLSGLQGLVTGVDEVGRGALFGPVVAAAVILPADALPKLIAAEIKDSKKLSSSRRTLLAQQICGLATDWKIGFASTAEIDQMNILQATLLAMKRAVLKLSVQPAVCWVDGNQRVKDLLIPQQTIVKGDERSLTIASASIVAKVWRDDLVLRLASKYPMYDLARNKGYGSPRHLLALQQYGPSPLHRKSFRPCQT, from the coding sequence ATGGTAAAGACAGAGCAAACTGACGCTGCTCTTTTGTCACCTATACCTTCAAGTGAATCCTGCTGGCTGGAGTTTTCCACCTTGTCAGGTCTTCAAGGGCTGGTTACAGGCGTGGATGAAGTAGGGCGAGGCGCTCTCTTTGGCCCTGTAGTTGCAGCAGCTGTAATACTGCCAGCTGATGCTTTGCCAAAACTGATAGCAGCTGAAATCAAAGACAGTAAAAAACTCTCTAGTTCTCGTAGAACTCTGCTAGCGCAGCAAATTTGTGGGCTGGCGACAGACTGGAAAATTGGCTTTGCTTCAACTGCTGAAATTGACCAGATGAATATTTTGCAGGCAACACTGTTAGCGATGAAGCGGGCTGTGCTGAAGCTCTCCGTACAGCCTGCTGTCTGTTGGGTTGATGGCAATCAGCGAGTAAAAGACTTACTAATACCACAACAAACGATCGTGAAGGGGGATGAGCGATCGCTTACTATTGCTTCTGCTAGCATTGTTGCTAAAGTTTGGCGTGATGATTTGGTGCTGCGTCTGGCATCAAAGTACCCAATGTACGACTTGGCTCGTAACAAAGGTTATGGCAGTCCGCGGCATTTACTAGCTCTACAACAGTATGGCCCCTCTCCTCTACATCGCAAGTCTTTTCGTCCTTGTCAAACTTAG